Proteins from a genomic interval of Zingiber officinale cultivar Zhangliang chromosome 2A, Zo_v1.1, whole genome shotgun sequence:
- the LOC122041445 gene encoding SNF1-related protein kinase regulatory subunit beta-3-like, with amino-acid sequence MDRTNGDDHEGVSVMGFEVPTSPDSSYNNPIPRIEDEARDPLLVPPHLQQTLLNYLPSQDDPSSLSVPQNVILNHLYIENRDVSRSAAALGITHRFLSKYVTVVLYKPVQRR; translated from the exons ATGGATCGAACAAATGGAGATGACCAT GAAGGAGTCAGTGTCATGGGTTTTGAAGTTCCCACATCGCCCGATTCAAGCTACAACAATCCCATACCAAGAATTGAGGATGAAGCTCGAGACCCCCTGCTTGTCCCTCCTCATCTGCAGCAAACCTTGCTGAACTATCTACCCAGCCAAGATGATCCAAGTAGTCTTTCTGTGCCTCAAAATGTGATTCTTAACCACCTCTACATTGAAAATCGAGATGTCTCCAGATCTGCTGCTGCTCTTGGGATAACCCATCGTTTCTTATCTAAATATGTTACTGTTGTTCTTTATAAGCCGGTCCAGAGAAGGTGA